From the genome of Calidithermus timidus DSM 17022, one region includes:
- the purQ gene encoding phosphoribosylformylglycinamidine synthase subunit PurQ has protein sequence MKVAVIVFPGSNCDQDTRWALERVGLKAELVWHTEGSLEGYGAVFLPGGFSYGDYLRAGALAKFSPVMGEVRRLAQQGYPVMGICNGFQVLTEAELLPGALLANTNLHYTCKEIFLRVERTDLPFTSDYRQAQVLRLPIAHGEGRYYADEETLARLEQNRQVVFRYVEHQGQGGNPNGSLGDIAGIVNERGNVLGMMPHPERAVESVLGSVDGEGIFTSLSKALATMA, from the coding sequence GTGAAAGTCGCCGTCATCGTCTTCCCTGGCTCCAACTGCGACCAGGACACCCGCTGGGCACTCGAGCGGGTGGGGCTGAAGGCCGAGCTGGTCTGGCACACCGAAGGCAGCCTCGAGGGCTACGGTGCGGTGTTTTTGCCCGGAGGCTTCTCCTACGGTGACTACCTGCGGGCCGGGGCGCTAGCCAAGTTCTCCCCGGTCATGGGCGAGGTGCGCCGCCTGGCCCAGCAGGGCTACCCGGTGATGGGCATCTGCAACGGCTTCCAAGTCCTCACCGAGGCCGAGCTGCTGCCGGGAGCACTGCTGGCCAACACCAACCTGCACTACACCTGCAAGGAAATCTTCCTGCGGGTCGAACGCACCGACTTGCCCTTTACCTCCGATTACCGCCAGGCTCAGGTGCTGCGCCTGCCCATCGCCCACGGCGAGGGCCGTTACTACGCCGACGAGGAAACGCTGGCGCGGCTGGAGCAAAACCGCCAGGTCGTCTTCCGCTACGTCGAGCACCAGGGGCAAGGCGGCAACCCCAACGGAAGCTTGGGTGACATCGCAGGCATCGTCAACGAGCGGGGCAACGTGCTGGGCATGATGCCCCACCCCGAGCGTGCGGTGGAGAGCGTGCTGGGGTCGGTGGACGGGGAGGGCATCTTCACCAGCCTGAGCAAGGCGCTGGCGACCATGGCGTGA